One genomic window of Boudabousia tangfeifanii includes the following:
- a CDS encoding WXG100 family type VII secretion target has translation MTTFQVDASQISAAGANAAATGNRIRSEVAGMLAQLHALEGNWQGAAQISFNQCVNEWQAVQAQVDTALESLSQRLLFASQTYQQAETQAQALFAH, from the coding sequence ATGACAACTTTTCAAGTAGATGCCAGCCAAATTAGTGCTGCTGGGGCAAACGCAGCAGCCACTGGGAATCGGATTAGAAGTGAAGTTGCTGGTATGCTGGCGCAACTTCACGCCTTAGAAGGTAACTGGCAAGGCGCCGCACAAATCTCTTTCAATCAGTGCGTAAATGAATGGCAAGCAGTTCAAGCTCAAGTAGATACTGCGTTGGAATCGCTAAGCCAGCGGCTATTGTTCGCTTCGCAAACCTATCAGCAAGCTGAAACGCAAGCACAAGCACTATTTGCTCACTAG
- the groL gene encoding chaperonin GroEL (60 kDa chaperone family; promotes refolding of misfolded polypeptides especially under stressful conditions; forms two stacked rings of heptamers to form a barrel-shaped 14mer; ends can be capped by GroES; misfolded proteins enter the barrel where they are refolded when GroES binds): MAKIIAFDEEARRGMERGLNLLADTVKVTLGPKGRNVVLDKKWGAPTITNDGVSIAKEIDLEDPFEKIGAELVKEVAKKTDDVAGDGTTTATVLAQALVKEGLRNVAAGANPIALKRGINVAVESVVKQLLSDAKEIETKEEIAATASISAADPEIGALIAQAMDTVGDAGVITVEETNSFDTTLETTEGMRFDKGFLSPYFVTDAERQEAVLEDAYVLLVESKISNVKDVLPLLEKVMQTGKPLAIIAEDIEGEALATLVVNKIRGTFKSVAVKAPGFGDRRKAMLQDMAILTGGQVISETVGLSLENADLELLGRARKVVVTKDETTIVDGAGSKEQLEGRVAQIKAEIEKSDSDYDREKLQERLAKLSGGVAVIKSGAATEVELKERKHRIEDAVRNAKAAKEEGIVAGGGVALIQAAKVLDGVTLEGDEATGVALVRTAIEAPLKQIATNAGMEPGVVADKVKNLPAGEGLNAATGEYVNLLEAGIADPVKVTRSALQNAASIAGLFLTTEAVVADKPEPPAPAAPEGDMGGMGGMY; encoded by the coding sequence ATGGCAAAAATTATTGCTTTTGACGAAGAAGCACGTCGTGGCATGGAACGCGGGTTGAACCTATTGGCGGATACCGTCAAGGTCACCTTGGGCCCAAAGGGTCGTAACGTCGTTTTGGACAAGAAGTGGGGCGCCCCCACCATCACCAACGACGGTGTCTCCATTGCTAAGGAAATCGATCTGGAAGACCCATTCGAGAAGATTGGTGCGGAACTAGTTAAGGAAGTTGCCAAGAAGACTGACGATGTCGCTGGTGACGGTACTACCACCGCAACCGTTTTGGCTCAGGCCCTCGTTAAGGAAGGTCTCCGCAACGTCGCTGCTGGCGCCAACCCAATCGCGCTAAAGCGTGGCATCAACGTCGCCGTGGAATCTGTCGTCAAGCAGCTGCTATCCGACGCCAAGGAAATCGAAACCAAGGAAGAAATCGCAGCTACTGCTTCGATCTCTGCAGCCGACCCAGAAATCGGTGCTTTGATTGCCCAGGCCATGGACACCGTTGGTGATGCTGGCGTAATCACTGTTGAAGAAACCAACTCCTTCGACACCACCTTGGAAACCACTGAAGGTATGCGCTTCGACAAGGGCTTCTTGTCCCCATACTTCGTTACCGATGCAGAGCGTCAGGAAGCAGTCCTCGAAGACGCTTACGTCCTCTTGGTCGAATCCAAGATCTCGAACGTCAAGGACGTTCTTCCATTGCTTGAAAAGGTCATGCAGACCGGCAAGCCACTGGCCATCATCGCTGAAGACATCGAGGGCGAAGCACTTGCTACCTTGGTAGTTAACAAGATTCGCGGCACCTTCAAGTCCGTTGCCGTTAAGGCTCCAGGCTTCGGCGATCGTCGTAAGGCTATGTTGCAGGATATGGCTATCTTGACCGGTGGCCAGGTTATCTCCGAAACCGTTGGCCTCTCCCTTGAGAACGCTGACCTTGAACTACTAGGCCGCGCCCGCAAGGTCGTTGTCACCAAGGACGAAACCACCATCGTTGATGGCGCTGGCTCCAAGGAACAGCTCGAAGGCCGCGTTGCACAGATCAAGGCCGAAATCGAAAAGTCCGATTCCGACTACGATCGCGAAAAGCTACAGGAACGCCTCGCTAAGCTATCCGGTGGCGTTGCCGTCATCAAGTCCGGTGCTGCTACCGAAGTTGAACTCAAGGAACGCAAGCACCGCATCGAAGATGCCGTGCGTAACGCTAAGGCTGCTAAGGAAGAAGGCATCGTCGCTGGTGGTGGCGTTGCTCTAATCCAGGCCGCTAAGGTCCTTGACGGCGTTACCTTGGAAGGCGACGAAGCAACCGGTGTGGCTTTGGTACGCACCGCGATCGAAGCTCCACTCAAGCAGATTGCTACCAACGCTGGCATGGAGCCAGGCGTAGTTGCCGATAAGGTTAAGAACCTACCTGCTGGTGAAGGCCTTAACGCTGCCACTGGCGAGTACGTTAACTTGCTCGAAGCCGGCATCGCCGACCCAGTTAAGGTAACTCGTTCTGCACTTCAGAACGCTGCCTCCATCGCTGGTCTGTTCTTGACCACCGAAGCTGTGGTTGCTGATAAGCCAGAACCACCGGCACCAGCTGCACCTGAAGGTGACATGGGTGGCATGGGTGGCATGTACTGA
- a CDS encoding LytR C-terminal domain-containing protein has product MSTQYEPDEFDKVIDSAPRGVHRAPEPWWRWLVPFLIVIVAVPVLAWGAMYLMTAGGSSDESASKPPAATTTEVSTAEGEGETEEAPAPPDTNEPGENLGTPEGEEGQKSPEPNKADVKIQVLNGAKVAGLAGRTAKKLEEAGYKAPEATNANGWASQTSVVYYPDEALKPAAEKVAETLGIKDVKFDNTAQDKQTVVVLLRKDYQE; this is encoded by the coding sequence GTGAGTACGCAATATGAACCAGATGAGTTTGACAAGGTAATTGATTCTGCACCACGTGGAGTTCACCGGGCCCCTGAGCCTTGGTGGCGTTGGCTAGTCCCATTTTTGATTGTGATCGTAGCGGTCCCAGTCTTAGCTTGGGGTGCCATGTATCTAATGACCGCGGGCGGATCTTCTGACGAATCTGCTTCAAAACCACCGGCAGCTACCACTACCGAAGTTTCTACCGCCGAGGGCGAAGGGGAAACTGAAGAAGCGCCAGCACCACCAGACACTAACGAGCCAGGTGAAAACCTCGGCACGCCTGAAGGTGAAGAGGGGCAGAAGAGCCCAGAGCCTAACAAGGCTGATGTCAAGATTCAGGTGCTAAATGGTGCGAAGGTTGCCGGTTTGGCTGGCCGTACCGCTAAGAAGCTGGAAGAAGCCGGTTACAAAGCTCCAGAAGCTACCAATGCTAATGGTTGGGCATCGCAGACTTCAGTTGTTTATTACCCGGATGAGGCTCTCAAGCCTGCCGCTGAAAAGGTGGCAGAAACCTTGGGAATCAAGGACGTTAAGTTCGATAACACCGCGCAGGATAAGCAGACCGTTGTCGTCCTCTTGCGTAAGGATTACCAAGAGTAG
- a CDS encoding uracil-DNA glycosylase, translating to MADFPPLTLDQMAPDWAQAMAPQAPLLARINQELAQLPQPFLPTPENVFNAFCYPMSEVKVLILGQDPYPTPGDAMGLSFSVSPTSALPRSLRNIYRELEDDLGIPPATNGDLRPWCQQGVMLLNRVLTVTPGEPASHQKLGWEEFTAAAISALVARQKPLVAILWGKAAQSATPLLGQTPIIASAHPSPLSASRGFFGSKPFSRANAALVAQGQTEIDWRLPA from the coding sequence ATGGCTGATTTTCCTCCCTTAACTTTGGACCAAATGGCACCCGATTGGGCACAAGCAATGGCTCCGCAAGCTCCCTTGCTTGCCCGGATTAATCAAGAGCTTGCCCAGCTTCCTCAGCCTTTCCTGCCCACCCCAGAGAATGTTTTTAATGCCTTTTGCTACCCGATGAGTGAAGTGAAAGTCTTGATCTTGGGACAAGATCCCTATCCCACACCTGGAGATGCCATGGGGCTGTCTTTCTCAGTCTCTCCAACTTCTGCCCTGCCTCGTTCCTTGCGAAACATTTATCGTGAGCTCGAGGACGACCTGGGGATTCCGCCCGCGACTAATGGCGATCTAAGGCCTTGGTGTCAACAAGGCGTTATGCTCCTCAACCGAGTTCTAACCGTTACCCCGGGAGAGCCAGCCTCACACCAAAAGCTTGGCTGGGAAGAGTTCACTGCCGCTGCGATTAGCGCACTAGTTGCGCGACAAAAACCGCTAGTAGCCATCCTTTGGGGCAAAGCTGCCCAGAGTGCTACCCCGCTACTTGGCCAAACACCAATTATTGCCAGTGCACACCCTTCTCCCCTTTCTGCCTCTCGCGGTTTCTTTGGCTCAAAGCCTTTTAGCCGCGCTAATGCTGCCTTGGTAGCACAAGGACAAACCGAAATCGATTGGAGACTACCGGCATGA
- a CDS encoding GDSL-type esterase/lipase family protein: MTPRNQKPLDLSQIGTYVAIGDSFSEGMCDPYPNGEYRGWTDRLAGKLSYLRVEAGLCKLKYANLAIRGRLIKPILAEQFGAALEMKPDLLSLVGGGNDLLRPGSDPDTVADGLEKAVRIATQRGIKVLLATSSNSRDGGLIAKTRGPNGILNSYIWSIASRYGCAVLDLWGMQALRTWPAWAPDRIHLTPAGHELVARAALDALGLPIVTVGDRENWGGVDLPTEGAPWEIVPAGWQEVNKSLSDNVEWARNDFWPWIVRHAKGRSSGDGRTPKWPSLTSVPAEGLSEPLQTSWAESSHDFNELAKVWDQADHRQRRAEQVAQAMKDSLPAGGSIWEFGAGTGLLGFNLLPHGNELVLTDAAAGMCEQAKAKAEQHPQGSKVRVEQLSLGTEADDAGVAKFAGQADRVVSLLAMHHLDSIPTLLRQVNTLLAPGGYLALSDLDEEDGSYHAPKQVPHNGFNRDQLTEDLQAAGFGEIKFQTVYEHEKRGRLYTMFLVTAKKL; the protein is encoded by the coding sequence ATGACTCCCCGCAATCAAAAACCTCTTGATTTAAGTCAAATTGGCACTTATGTAGCCATTGGCGACTCCTTTTCCGAAGGGATGTGCGATCCCTACCCCAACGGGGAATATCGGGGCTGGACTGATCGCCTTGCCGGGAAACTGAGCTACTTGCGGGTAGAAGCTGGCCTTTGCAAACTCAAGTACGCCAACTTGGCGATTCGTGGTCGGCTAATCAAACCGATTTTGGCTGAACAATTTGGCGCCGCCCTCGAAATGAAACCCGACTTACTATCACTAGTTGGGGGCGGGAATGATCTACTTCGTCCTGGCTCTGACCCAGATACCGTTGCCGATGGACTGGAGAAGGCGGTGCGGATTGCTACCCAGCGCGGCATTAAGGTGCTACTTGCGACCTCTTCAAACTCGCGCGATGGCGGTCTAATTGCCAAAACTCGCGGCCCTAATGGCATTCTCAATAGCTACATTTGGTCGATTGCTTCCCGCTATGGCTGTGCCGTTTTGGACCTGTGGGGTATGCAGGCTTTGCGGACATGGCCAGCTTGGGCCCCAGATCGCATCCATTTGACTCCCGCTGGCCACGAGCTGGTTGCGCGGGCCGCCCTCGACGCCCTCGGTCTGCCGATTGTAACCGTGGGCGACCGAGAAAACTGGGGCGGGGTGGATTTGCCGACCGAGGGCGCTCCGTGGGAAATCGTGCCCGCTGGCTGGCAGGAAGTAAACAAGAGTTTGTCGGACAATGTGGAATGGGCTCGCAATGACTTCTGGCCTTGGATTGTACGACATGCCAAAGGTCGTTCCTCGGGCGATGGACGTACCCCGAAATGGCCGAGCCTAACCAGTGTTCCCGCGGAAGGTTTGAGCGAACCGCTACAAACTTCTTGGGCTGAAAGTAGCCATGATTTCAATGAGCTGGCCAAAGTTTGGGACCAAGCGGATCATCGTCAGCGTCGCGCTGAACAAGTCGCTCAAGCTATGAAGGATTCACTACCAGCAGGTGGTTCCATCTGGGAATTTGGGGCCGGCACTGGACTGCTCGGTTTCAACCTGCTCCCCCACGGCAATGAACTGGTGTTGACCGATGCCGCAGCTGGCATGTGTGAACAGGCTAAAGCAAAGGCCGAACAGCACCCTCAGGGTTCGAAGGTTCGCGTAGAGCAGCTTTCGTTGGGCACCGAGGCAGACGATGCCGGCGTAGCCAAGTTCGCCGGACAGGCTGATCGAGTAGTTAGCTTGTTGGCCATGCACCATCTTGATTCTATCCCCACTCTATTGCGTCAGGTTAATACTTTGTTGGCGCCTGGTGGTTACTTGGCTCTTTCCGACCTCGATGAGGAAGATGGCAGCTACCATGCCCCTAAGCAAGTGCCGCATAATGGCTTCAATCGGGACCAGTTGACCGAGGATTTACAAGCTGCTGGCTTTGGCGAGATCAAGTTCCAGACAGTGTATGAGCATGAAAAGCGCGGTCGCCTCTACACCATGTTTTTGGTGACAGCCAAGAAGCTCTGA
- the modB gene encoding molybdate ABC transporter permease subunit, whose translation MTRHEPKTHRAIPNWMYPFAAIAVLFLVIPIWALLWRLPWLEIGELITAPASIDALWLSVWTCSVATLLCVIFGAPLSLWCSREDQYGPWQAKLARLTRGVLRLPMVLPPVVAGLVLLQTWGRYGLLGQYLDLFGWRIAFTSVAVVIAQTFISLPFFFASFESALRASGHKYERQARILGAPSNTIFWQITMPLVRPALASAAALAFARALGEFGATLTFAGSLQGVTRTIPLDIYLLREDDTGQALALSLVLIILAIALAVFAQFIGKSAKWQTEEHRDKRPANPESDTVKLAAQTEAVRQLAEKLADSKTGPQIRVQAQVPERKVTIDTTFPAGQTTALVGPNGSGKSTLLSVLSGTLGYDGQVDLGLKKVGILEQKPVLFPHFTNQTNIEFALRFSHPNLNRAARAERAAQALAAVGTSHLAKRYPSQLSGGEKQRVAIARLAAGAPEIVLLDEPLSALDEDAAKQARQLLKEVLAALKATTVLVTHHSQDVLELAHWMVVLKQGKVYRRGEPDALLGLLGDDPQKAKLAVVWS comes from the coding sequence GTGACTAGGCACGAACCGAAAACTCACCGGGCGATTCCGAACTGGATGTATCCATTCGCAGCCATCGCCGTTCTCTTTCTAGTAATCCCAATCTGGGCGCTGCTATGGCGTCTACCTTGGCTCGAAATCGGGGAGCTAATTACGGCTCCCGCCTCGATCGACGCGCTTTGGCTTTCAGTCTGGACCTGTTCAGTTGCCACCCTACTTTGTGTGATTTTTGGAGCTCCGCTCTCCCTGTGGTGCTCTAGAGAAGACCAGTACGGTCCCTGGCAGGCAAAGCTGGCCCGTCTCACTCGCGGGGTATTGCGCCTGCCGATGGTGTTGCCGCCCGTGGTGGCCGGCCTCGTCCTACTGCAAACTTGGGGTCGTTACGGGCTCCTTGGCCAATATCTCGATCTGTTTGGTTGGCGTATCGCTTTCACCTCGGTCGCGGTAGTGATTGCGCAAACTTTCATTTCTCTGCCATTTTTCTTTGCCTCTTTCGAATCGGCTCTGCGTGCTAGCGGGCACAAATACGAACGGCAAGCACGCATCCTAGGGGCGCCTTCCAACACCATTTTTTGGCAAATTACGATGCCGTTGGTGCGCCCCGCCCTAGCTTCCGCGGCTGCCTTGGCTTTTGCTCGCGCCCTCGGTGAGTTCGGAGCGACCCTAACTTTCGCCGGCTCCTTACAAGGGGTCACTCGCACGATTCCGCTCGATATTTATTTACTTCGCGAGGACGATACCGGGCAAGCCTTAGCTCTTTCCTTGGTGCTAATCATTCTGGCGATTGCTTTGGCCGTTTTCGCGCAGTTCATCGGCAAGTCCGCGAAATGGCAAACCGAAGAGCATCGAGATAAACGACCTGCTAACCCTGAATCCGATACTGTCAAGCTCGCTGCCCAAACCGAAGCTGTCCGGCAGTTAGCGGAAAAACTAGCCGATAGCAAGACCGGCCCCCAAATCAGGGTGCAAGCTCAAGTGCCAGAACGCAAGGTAACAATCGATACCACCTTCCCTGCGGGGCAAACAACCGCGCTAGTCGGCCCAAATGGCTCAGGTAAGTCCACCCTGCTCTCGGTTCTATCTGGCACCCTTGGCTATGATGGGCAAGTCGACCTCGGCTTGAAAAAAGTGGGTATTCTAGAGCAGAAACCTGTGCTTTTCCCACACTTTACCAACCAAACCAACATCGAGTTCGCACTTCGCTTTAGCCACCCGAACCTGAACCGAGCAGCACGTGCGGAACGCGCGGCTCAAGCGTTGGCCGCCGTGGGCACTTCCCATTTGGCAAAGCGATACCCCAGCCAACTATCTGGGGGCGAAAAGCAACGAGTTGCCATCGCGAGGCTAGCAGCTGGTGCCCCCGAAATCGTGCTGTTGGATGAACCTCTGTCAGCTTTGGATGAGGATGCAGCCAAGCAAGCTCGCCAGCTATTGAAGGAAGTTTTGGCTGCCCTTAAAGCCACGACCGTCCTGGTAACCCACCACTCCCAAGACGTTTTAGAACTAGCCCACTGGATGGTAGTACTCAAGCAGGGCAAGGTGTATCGCCGCGGAGAGCCCGATGCCCTGCTTGGTCTGTTGGGAGATGACCCGCAAAAGGCCAAACTAGCAGTGGTTTGGTCCTAG
- the modA gene encoding molybdate ABC transporter substrate-binding protein, translating into MNLRKGLAAASIVALAAPLSACGSSGTSANSTATSPEGEKATLTVFAAASLHQVFQQINDEVFAKDHPNVEVKFAFEGSSTLFDQLKAGAPADVLATANQKVMKKAIESELVDTPEDFTANTLTLIVPKGNPAKVTGLDASLDKARLVVCQERVPCGSATKKLEEAAGVTLHPASEENKVTDVRAKVESGDADAGLVYKTDAASAKNVEVIDVPAADKIVNKYPIAVVKDSKQAKLAADFLAAVQSEAGQALLEKAGFMKP; encoded by the coding sequence ATGAACTTGCGTAAAGGTCTGGCTGCGGCCAGCATCGTGGCCCTAGCTGCTCCACTATCAGCTTGTGGTTCCAGTGGTACTTCAGCTAACTCCACTGCTACCAGTCCCGAGGGCGAGAAAGCTACGCTAACTGTGTTTGCGGCTGCCTCCTTGCACCAGGTCTTCCAGCAAATCAATGATGAAGTTTTTGCCAAGGACCATCCAAACGTAGAAGTAAAGTTCGCTTTCGAAGGTTCTTCGACTTTGTTCGACCAGTTGAAGGCGGGGGCACCTGCAGACGTTTTGGCCACCGCTAACCAGAAGGTAATGAAGAAGGCCATCGAGTCCGAACTCGTCGATACTCCGGAAGACTTCACTGCTAACACCCTGACTTTGATTGTGCCGAAGGGCAACCCAGCAAAGGTCACCGGTTTGGATGCCTCCCTCGATAAGGCTCGCTTGGTCGTTTGCCAAGAACGCGTTCCTTGCGGTTCGGCCACCAAGAAGCTAGAAGAAGCTGCCGGTGTCACCCTGCACCCGGCCTCGGAAGAAAATAAGGTTACTGACGTCCGCGCCAAGGTTGAATCCGGTGACGCTGACGCCGGCTTGGTCTACAAGACCGATGCTGCTTCCGCCAAGAACGTAGAGGTTATTGACGTTCCGGCAGCGGACAAGATCGTCAACAAGTACCCAATCGCAGTCGTGAAGGATTCGAAGCAGGCCAAGTTGGCCGCTGACTTCCTCGCGGCAGTTCAGTCCGAAGCTGGCCAAGCCCTCTTGGAAAAAGCCGGCTTCATGAAGCCCTGA
- the narI gene encoding respiratory nitrate reductase subunit gamma, giving the protein MDFFLWVALPYISFALLIGGMIWRWKTDQYGWTSRSSQIYESKLLRLSSPLFHLGIIFVGLGHVMGLVFPKAMTNALGISEHSYHLVATIGGSVAALMTVLGLIGLLYRRFVIKSVRLSTSRNDVFMYIMLLIAICLGTTATLVNQVFGEAGGYDYRETIGPWFRSIFYFQPDPALMANVPLTFKLHVIAGLLLFAVWPFTRLVHVLSAPIGYPTRPYVVYRSREAATGAAKPARGWKKVDHSSDDYYTGGARPSGA; this is encoded by the coding sequence ATGGACTTTTTCTTATGGGTAGCCCTACCCTACATTTCCTTCGCCCTGTTGATTGGGGGCATGATCTGGCGCTGGAAGACTGACCAGTACGGTTGGACTTCGCGCTCCAGCCAGATTTACGAATCGAAGCTACTACGCCTATCCTCCCCGCTGTTCCACCTCGGCATTATCTTTGTCGGTTTGGGACACGTCATGGGTTTGGTTTTCCCCAAGGCAATGACTAACGCCCTCGGGATTAGCGAGCATTCCTACCACCTCGTGGCTACCATCGGTGGTTCGGTGGCTGCTTTGATGACCGTCCTCGGTCTAATCGGCTTGCTCTACCGTCGCTTCGTTATCAAGTCGGTACGTCTATCCACCAGCCGCAACGACGTTTTCATGTACATCATGTTGCTCATTGCCATCTGCTTGGGCACCACCGCTACCTTGGTTAACCAGGTATTTGGGGAAGCTGGCGGCTACGACTATCGTGAAACCATTGGCCCATGGTTCCGCTCGATCTTTTACTTCCAGCCAGATCCTGCGCTCATGGCAAACGTGCCATTGACTTTCAAGTTGCACGTCATTGCCGGCCTACTGCTCTTCGCGGTTTGGCCTTTCACTCGCCTCGTACACGTGCTTTCCGCTCCGATCGGTTACCCCACCCGTCCATACGTGGTGTACCGTTCGCGCGAAGCAGCCACTGGTGCTGCTAAGCCTGCACGCGGTTGGAAGAAAGTAGACCACTCTAGCGATGACTATTACACTGGGGGAGCTCGTCCTTCTGGGGCGTGA
- the narJ gene encoding nitrate reductase molybdenum cofactor assembly chaperone — MSQVNFVRRAPAQPVPPVEVTDSQRTIVYMAASLLLDYPGEDFEQRLATVRESIDELPLALADRFVAFCDWAQGQTRTEVESAYVETFDQKRRCAPYLTYYAVGDTRTRGAALLTFQELLKAAGFELTGSELPDYLPIVLELSARSDDPAVQALLPAYREGLEVLRAALGQLSSPWTALVENVCAVLGPIPDETMELYQKLIRQGPPAELVGTGELPFPTSIPGV, encoded by the coding sequence ATGAGTCAGGTTAACTTTGTACGTCGCGCACCAGCTCAGCCGGTACCTCCCGTAGAGGTGACGGATAGCCAGCGCACCATTGTTTACATGGCGGCCAGCCTGCTGCTCGACTATCCCGGTGAGGATTTCGAGCAGCGGCTAGCCACCGTTCGCGAAAGCATTGACGAATTGCCGTTGGCACTAGCCGACCGTTTCGTCGCTTTCTGCGACTGGGCGCAGGGTCAAACCCGCACCGAGGTCGAATCCGCCTACGTGGAAACCTTCGACCAAAAACGACGCTGCGCCCCCTACTTGACCTACTACGCGGTAGGGGATACCCGTACCCGTGGGGCAGCTCTACTCACTTTCCAAGAGTTGCTCAAAGCGGCGGGCTTCGAACTAACCGGTTCTGAACTACCCGACTATCTGCCCATTGTTTTGGAACTAAGCGCACGCTCCGACGATCCGGCAGTACAGGCACTTTTGCCGGCATACCGTGAAGGTCTTGAAGTGTTGCGAGCCGCCCTCGGACAGCTCTCTTCACCGTGGACCGCCCTCGTGGAAAACGTGTGTGCTGTGCTTGGCCCCATCCCCGACGAAACCATGGAGCTCTACCAAAAGCTCATTCGTCAAGGACCGCCAGCCGAACTCGTCGGGACCGGCGAGCTTCCCTTCCCGACCTCAATCCCTGGAGTATGA
- the narH gene encoding nitrate reductase subunit beta produces the protein MKIMAQIAMVMNLDKCIGCHTCSVTCKQAWTNREGTEYMWFNNVETRPGVGYPQRWEDQEKWQGGWVRTSSGKLKPKAGGRLKKLTQIFANPNLPEIDDYYEPWTYEYEKLLSAPKDSKSLPVARAKSQLTGEHMDTISWGPNWDDDLGGSAETMHEDPVLSQMNLKVKTQIEETFMFYLPRICEHCLNPTCVSSCPSGAMYKRTEDGIVLVDQDACRGWRMCVSGCPYKKVYFNHDSGKAEKCTFCYPRIEAGEPTICSETCVGRLRYLGVLLYDADKVQEAASVENEWDLYPAQCDLLLDPYDPEVVSQALADGVPNSFIEAAQQSPVYDLIHKYKVALPLHPEYRTMPMVWYIPPLSPVVEAVSQAGSDGEDHRVLLTAISQMRIPMEYLAGLFTAGDTAPVEKSLRRLAAMRSYMRSVRVEGQGDEEIAAAVGMSGEEVEAMYRLLAIAKYDDRYVIPTSHPEEPRGIKELRGEGNYEPYAEFKDAGVFPNAANLADLGPGRGAPAECGAGCGIGEGSNQKVFLTLRTRK, from the coding sequence ATGAAAATCATGGCACAAATCGCGATGGTCATGAACCTCGACAAGTGCATCGGGTGCCACACCTGTTCAGTGACTTGTAAACAAGCCTGGACCAACCGTGAAGGCACCGAGTACATGTGGTTCAACAACGTTGAAACCCGCCCAGGTGTGGGCTACCCACAACGTTGGGAAGACCAAGAAAAATGGCAGGGTGGCTGGGTTCGTACCTCGAGCGGCAAGCTAAAGCCAAAGGCTGGCGGTCGCCTCAAGAAGCTCACTCAGATCTTCGCAAACCCGAACTTGCCAGAGATTGACGACTACTACGAGCCCTGGACCTACGAGTACGAAAAGCTACTCTCGGCCCCGAAGGACTCGAAGTCGCTACCAGTTGCTCGCGCTAAGTCGCAGCTCACTGGCGAACACATGGACACCATCTCCTGGGGTCCAAACTGGGATGACGACCTCGGTGGTTCGGCAGAAACCATGCACGAGGACCCGGTTCTTTCGCAGATGAACCTGAAGGTAAAGACTCAGATCGAAGAAACCTTCATGTTCTACTTGCCACGTATTTGTGAGCACTGCTTGAACCCAACTTGTGTTTCCTCCTGCCCTTCGGGCGCCATGTACAAGCGCACCGAAGATGGCATCGTCCTCGTCGATCAGGATGCTTGCCGCGGTTGGCGCATGTGTGTTTCCGGTTGCCCTTACAAGAAAGTTTACTTCAACCACGATTCGGGCAAGGCAGAAAAATGTACCTTCTGCTACCCCCGTATCGAGGCCGGCGAACCCACCATTTGTTCCGAAACCTGCGTTGGTCGCCTCCGCTACCTCGGCGTGCTACTTTACGATGCCGACAAGGTACAAGAAGCTGCCAGCGTGGAAAACGAGTGGGATCTCTACCCAGCACAGTGTGACTTGCTGCTAGACCCATACGATCCTGAGGTAGTTTCCCAGGCACTAGCCGATGGCGTGCCAAACTCCTTCATCGAGGCCGCACAGCAGTCCCCGGTTTACGACCTAATCCACAAGTACAAGGTGGCGCTCCCATTGCACCCCGAGTACCGCACAATGCCAATGGTTTGGTACATCCCGCCATTGTCGCCAGTGGTCGAGGCCGTTTCTCAGGCTGGATCCGATGGCGAAGACCACCGCGTCTTGCTCACGGCCATCTCCCAGATGCGTATCCCAATGGAATACCTGGCAGGCCTGTTCACCGCTGGTGACACCGCTCCTGTGGAGAAGTCGCTTCGACGCCTTGCGGCCATGCGCTCTTACATGCGTTCCGTTCGAGTCGAAGGCCAAGGCGATGAAGAAATCGCGGCAGCTGTCGGCATGAGCGGCGAAGAGGTAGAAGCCATGTACCGTCTCTTGGCCATTGCCAAGTACGACGACCGTTACGTGATTCCGACCTCGCACCCAGAAGAGCCACGCGGCATCAAGGAACTACGCGGCGAAGGAAACTACGAACCATACGCCGAATTCAAGGATGCTGGCGTCTTCCCGAACGCTGCCAACCTAGCCGACCTCGGCCCAGGCCGCGGCGCCCCCGCCGAATGTGGCGCCGGCTGTGGCATCGGCGAAGGTAGCAACCAAAAGGTCTTCCTCACCTTGCGTACAAGGAAGTAA